A window of the Lepus europaeus isolate LE1 chromosome 5, mLepTim1.pri, whole genome shotgun sequence genome harbors these coding sequences:
- the LOC133760930 gene encoding cyclin-dependent kinase 1-like has protein sequence MEDYTKIEKIGEGTYGVVYKGRHKTTGQVVAMKKIRLESEEKGVPSTAIQEISLLKELRHPNIVSLQDVLMQDSRLYLIFEFLSMDLKKYLDSVPPGRFMDSSLVKSYLYQILQGIVFCHSRRVFHRDLKPQNLLIDDKGTIKLADFGLARAFGIPIRVYTHEVVTLWYRSPEVLLGSARYSTPVDIWSIVTIFAELATKKPLFHGDSEIDQLFRIFRALGTPNNEVWPEVESLQDYKNRFPKWKPGSLASHVKNLDENGLDLLSKMLVYDPAKRISGTMALNHPYFNDLDTQIKKI, from the coding sequence ATGGAGGATTATACCAAAATCGAGAAAATTGGAGAAGGTACCTATGGAGTTGTATATAAGGGTAGACACAAAACTACAGGCCAAGTGGTAGCCATGAAGAAAATCAGACTAGAAAGTGAAGAGAAAGGTGTTCCTAGTACTGCAATTCAGGAAATTTCTCTATTAAAAGAACTTCGTCATCCAAATATAGTCAGTCTTCAAGATGTGCTTATGCAAGATTCCAGGTTATATCTCATCTTTGAATTCCTTTCCATGGATCTCAAGAAATACTTGGATTCAGTCCCTCCTGGTCGGTTCATGGATTCTTCGCTTGTTAAGAGTTACTTATACCAGATCCTACAGGGGATTGTGTTTTGTCACTCTAGAAGAGTTTTTCATAGAGATTTAAAACCTCAAAATCTATTGATTGATGACAAAGGAACTATTAAACTGGCTGATTTTGGCCTTGCCAGAGCTTTTGGAATACCTATTAGAGTGTATACACATGAGGTAGTAACACTCTGGTATAGATCTCCAGAAGTATTGCTGGGGTCAGCTCGTTACTCGACTCCAGTTGACATTTGGAGTATAGTCACCATATTTGCAGAATTAGCAACTAAGAAACCACTTTTCCATGGAGATTCAGAAATTGATCAGCTTTTCCGGATTTTCAGAGCCTTGGGCACACCCAATAACGAAGTGTGGCCAGAAGTGGAATCCTTACAGGACTATAAGAATAGATTTCCCAAGTGGAAACCAGGAAGCTTGGCATCTCATGTCAAAAATTTGGATGAAAATGGCTTGGATTTGCTCTCGAAAATGTTAGTCTATGATCCTGCCAAACGGATTTCTGGCACAATGGCACTAAATCATccatattttaatgatttggaCACTCAGATTAAGAAGATATAG